The following coding sequences lie in one Prionailurus viverrinus isolate Anna chromosome X, UM_Priviv_1.0, whole genome shotgun sequence genomic window:
- the CCDC160 gene encoding coiled-coil domain-containing protein 160 isoform X2, with product MDARRKHWKENMFAPFFSAQDVLDEDSQPESSSEQMTLDKANRIEGLYNLSSRKFQEENKFKRKEFISQRNEKEQEPNLRGRKVNISNNEADTNSFSCESSNLDVVTEERVISMEHHSTWTTKELPTLPWHDTKKKFTEGMSPKLRLNLLNEELEELNMKCRKIEEEFENAEKELLNSKKEVCAKSLNFQDTGTEASKKDWELQALRNDLSERATNVQNLTEELQQAKEVIHRLSRENRDLKEAIRKLKRQTEIGNALLKEEMKLYYELEMEKIRGELDAIKNELRAEKTLQARNNRALELLRKHFASVTSSTLDSLTEEFF from the coding sequence ATGGATGctagaagaaaacactggaaggAGAATATGTTTGCTCCTTTTTTCAGTGCACAGGATGTTCTAGATGAGGATTCTCAGCCTGAATCGTCTTCTGAACAAATGACTTTAGATAAGGCCAATAGAATAGAAGGACTTTATAATTTGTCTAGTAGAAagtttcaagaagaaaataaatttaagaggaaagaatttatttctcaacgaaatgaaaaagaacaagaaccaaATTTAAGAGGGAGAAAggtaaacatttcaaataatgaaGCAGACACAAATTCCTTCTCCTGTGAATCATCTAATTTGGATGTTGTGACCGAAGAAAGGGTTATTAGCATGGAACATCATTCTACCTGGACTACAAAGGAATTACCAACCCTCCCGTGGCACGACACGAAGAAGAAATTTACCGAAGGAATGTCTCCAAAACTTCGCCTGAATCTTCTGAACGAAGAACTGGAAGAACTTAAtatgaaatgcagaaaaatagaagaggaatttGAAAATGCCGAAAAAGAACTCTTGAACTCCAAAAAAGAAGTCTGTGCAAAATCCCTGAATTTTCAGGACACGGGGACGGAAGCTTCAAAGAAAGACTGGGAGCTCCAAGCTTTAAGAAATGACCTATCTGAAAGAGCAACAAACGTCCAGAACTTAACTGAAGAGCTCCAGCAAGCCAAAGAAGTCATCCACAGGCTGAGCCGAGAGAACAGAGATTTAAAAGAAGCCATCAGGAAACTAAAGCGTCAAACTGAGATTGGAAATGCACTcctgaaggaagaaatgaaactgtaTTATGAATTAGAGATGGAAAAGATCCGCGGGGAGCTGGATGCCATCAAGAACGAACTGAGAGCTGAGAAGACCCTGCAAGCAAGAAATAACAGGGCCCTGGAGTTGCTTAGGAAGCACTTTGCTTCCGTAACATCAAGTACCCTTGACAGCTTGACGGAGgagtttttttaa